The following proteins are co-located in the Robbsia betulipollinis genome:
- the cydD gene encoding thiol reductant ABC exporter subunit CydD gives MSPTDWLKRRALTVRGLIGRSMAASALSAVLLCAQAWLLAEGLYAASFLHRPWQELLPSAVGFAGLALARMVLGWLSRHYGFRAGRRQVADIRADLLAHVQALGPAWLARESSGVWVTRLVDGVDALEGYYARYLPQKAAASLLPLVVLAAVFPADWVAGTLLLLTAPLVPLFMILLGNAAERASQRRWTVLTRLGAQFDDLLQGLVTLRLFGAGERARQLLEHGTETYRRGTMAVLRVAFLSSLVLEFFATVSIAVVAVLVGFRLLWGEQVFSHGMFVLLLAPEFYFPLRGLGALRHVRMDALAIAADARALLDIPLPAGTTGRDRPSGDVLPGLSLQHVSFAYADGRGALRDLTLDFPAGRTTAVVGPSGAGKSTLLQLLLGLVRPQHGTVSVNGVALDDLDAEWWHRQISWVPQRPRLFVGTLRENLLLAAPDANAAALSRAASRAGLDPVIARLPQGWETPLGDNGYGLSGGEAQRVALARALLRDAPVLILDEPTQQLDDASAAIVHAVMAELSAAGRTVVQVAHRMALASRADHVLVLQNGALVQTGRPDELARVDGLYASLLAADGIA, from the coding sequence ATGTCGCCCACTGACTGGCTCAAACGCCGCGCGCTCACGGTGCGCGGCCTGATCGGGCGCTCGATGGCGGCCTCGGCGCTGTCGGCGGTGCTGCTGTGCGCCCAGGCCTGGCTGCTGGCGGAGGGCCTGTACGCGGCGTCGTTCCTGCACCGGCCCTGGCAGGAACTGCTGCCTTCGGCCGTCGGGTTCGCCGGCCTCGCGCTCGCGCGCATGGTATTGGGCTGGCTGAGCCGGCACTACGGTTTTCGCGCCGGGCGGCGGCAGGTCGCCGATATCCGTGCGGACCTGCTCGCGCATGTGCAGGCGCTGGGCCCCGCGTGGCTCGCGCGCGAATCGAGCGGCGTCTGGGTGACACGGCTGGTCGATGGCGTGGATGCGCTCGAGGGCTATTACGCCCGGTATCTGCCGCAGAAGGCCGCCGCCTCGCTGCTGCCGTTGGTGGTGCTGGCGGCGGTGTTCCCGGCCGATTGGGTCGCGGGCACCCTGCTGCTGCTCACCGCGCCGCTCGTGCCGCTCTTCATGATCCTGCTGGGCAACGCCGCGGAGCGCGCCAGCCAGCGGCGCTGGACGGTGTTGACCCGGCTCGGCGCGCAATTCGACGACCTGTTGCAGGGGCTGGTGACGCTGCGCCTGTTCGGCGCCGGGGAGCGCGCGCGCCAGTTGCTGGAACACGGCACCGAAACCTACCGGCGCGGCACGATGGCGGTGCTGCGCGTGGCTTTCCTGTCGTCGCTGGTGCTGGAATTTTTCGCCACCGTGAGCATCGCGGTGGTGGCCGTGCTGGTGGGCTTTCGCCTGCTGTGGGGCGAGCAGGTGTTCTCGCATGGCATGTTCGTGCTGCTGCTGGCACCGGAATTCTATTTTCCGTTGCGCGGTCTGGGCGCGTTGCGGCACGTGCGCATGGATGCGCTGGCGATCGCCGCCGACGCGCGCGCGTTGCTGGATATCCCGCTGCCGGCGGGCACGACGGGCCGGGATCGTCCGTCTGGCGATGTGCTGCCGGGCCTCAGTCTGCAACACGTCAGCTTCGCCTACGCGGACGGACGCGGCGCGTTGCGCGACCTGACGCTCGATTTCCCTGCGGGACGCACGACGGCGGTGGTCGGGCCGAGCGGGGCGGGCAAGAGCACGCTGCTGCAATTGCTGCTCGGCCTGGTGCGCCCCCAGCACGGCACGGTATCGGTCAATGGCGTCGCGCTCGACGACCTCGACGCGGAGTGGTGGCATCGGCAGATCAGCTGGGTGCCGCAGCGGCCCCGGCTGTTTGTCGGCACCTTGCGCGAGAACCTGTTGCTCGCGGCGCCCGATGCGAACGCCGCGGCGCTGTCGCGCGCGGCCAGCCGTGCGGGACTCGACCCCGTCATCGCCCGATTGCCGCAGGGTTGGGAGACGCCGCTGGGCGACAACGGCTACGGCCTGTCGGGCGGCGAGGCGCAGCGCGTGGCGCTGGCGCGCGCGCTGCTGCGCGACGCGCCGGTGCTGATCCTCGACGAGCCGACCCAGCAGCTCGACGACGCCTCCGCCGCGATCGTCCATGCCGTCATGGCGGAACTGTCGGCCGCGGGTCGCACCGTCGTGCAGGTCGCGCACCGGATGGCGCTCGCGAGCCGCGCCGATCATGTGCTGGTTCTCCAGAATGGCGCGCTGGTGCAGACGGGTCGTCCCGACGAGCTGGCGCGTGTCGATGGTCTTTATGCCAGCTTGCTGGCCGCGGATGGCATCGCATGA
- the cydC gene encoding thiol reductant ABC exporter subunit CydC yields the protein MPLRTVPSAAVAPSSWALFRRLLGLFRPYRARMALGVLLSTLATLAGIGLMGLSGWFLASMGLAGVAGASMDYFTPAAIIRGAAIVRTAGRYAERLVNHDLTLRVLSSLRVHLFARLLPLAPAGTAFLGHTELFSRLRADVDRLEHAYLAVFLPILVALIALPLVTVVLACYVWPVAVLGALAVLLVAVALPWWLARCGVATSIAMVETEATLRALTSDALLGAAELRIYGGAAAQAQRIAALTAAHGRHRSKLDRLQATGGVLVTLAAQLATVTGLVLGARALQHHAIGPAELAMVVLLTLAQFEAVASLPEAISQLRATLVCAARVFALIDAEPRVADPAASTAFATSAARADLRLRDVHLRYGEDRPWALRGLDLDLPAGRRIAIVGPSGAGKSSLIGALLRFHPIQSGSIELAGRPLDTYSGDAVREMIAVVEQRTHIFNGSLLDNLLIARPDATAERIREVLGAAQLTDVVAGLPEGLNTWLGEAGVLLSGGEARRVAIARALLADRPIVVLDEPTEGLDAHAAQALLGALARLTAGRSVILITHRLEGMASLVDARLTLRDGRIVN from the coding sequence GTGCCCCTACGGACCGTGCCGTCCGCGGCGGTCGCTCCGTCTTCCTGGGCCCTGTTTCGCCGCCTGCTCGGCCTGTTCCGTCCGTACCGGGCGCGGATGGCGCTGGGCGTGCTGCTGTCCACGCTGGCCACGCTGGCGGGCATCGGGCTGATGGGTCTCTCCGGGTGGTTCCTCGCCAGCATGGGGCTGGCCGGCGTGGCCGGTGCCAGCATGGATTACTTCACGCCCGCGGCCATCATCCGCGGCGCGGCGATCGTGCGTACCGCCGGCCGATATGCCGAGCGCCTCGTCAACCACGACCTCACCCTGCGCGTGCTGAGCAGCCTGCGCGTGCACCTGTTCGCGCGGCTGCTGCCGCTGGCGCCGGCCGGCACCGCGTTTCTCGGTCACACGGAACTGTTCTCCCGACTGCGCGCCGACGTCGACCGGCTCGAACACGCGTATCTCGCCGTCTTCCTGCCGATCCTGGTCGCACTGATCGCGCTGCCGCTGGTCACCGTGGTGCTGGCCTGTTACGTCTGGCCGGTCGCCGTGCTCGGCGCGCTGGCCGTGTTGCTGGTCGCGGTCGCGCTGCCGTGGTGGCTGGCCCGGTGCGGCGTCGCGACATCGATCGCCATGGTCGAGACCGAGGCGACATTGCGGGCGCTGACCAGCGACGCGTTGCTGGGCGCCGCGGAATTGCGGATCTACGGCGGCGCTGCCGCGCAGGCGCAGCGCATCGCGGCGCTGACCGCCGCGCATGGACGGCACCGCAGCAAGCTGGACCGCCTGCAGGCCACGGGCGGGGTCCTGGTGACGCTGGCCGCGCAACTCGCCACGGTGACCGGTCTCGTCCTCGGCGCCCGCGCATTGCAACATCACGCCATCGGCCCCGCCGAACTCGCGATGGTGGTGCTGCTGACGCTGGCGCAGTTCGAGGCGGTCGCGAGTCTGCCGGAAGCGATCAGTCAGTTGCGGGCGACGCTGGTCTGCGCGGCGCGCGTGTTCGCGCTGATCGACGCCGAGCCGCGGGTCGCCGATCCGGCCGCGTCCACTGCATTCGCTACGTCCGCCGCGCGCGCCGACCTGCGCCTGCGCGATGTCCATCTCCGCTATGGGGAGGACCGTCCGTGGGCCTTGCGGGGGCTGGACCTCGATCTCCCGGCGGGGCGTCGCATCGCGATCGTCGGCCCGTCCGGCGCCGGCAAGAGCAGTCTGATCGGCGCCTTGCTGCGTTTCCATCCGATTCAGTCGGGAAGCATCGAACTCGCCGGCCGCCCGCTGGACACCTACTCGGGAGACGCGGTGCGCGAGATGATCGCGGTCGTCGAACAGCGCACGCATATCTTCAACGGCAGCCTGCTCGACAACCTGCTGATTGCGCGTCCCGATGCGACCGCCGAACGGATTCGCGAGGTGCTGGGCGCGGCGCAATTGACGGACGTCGTCGCCGGTTTGCCCGAGGGCCTGAACACCTGGCTGGGCGAAGCGGGCGTCCTGCTCTCGGGCGGCGAGGCACGGCGCGTGGCGATCGCCCGCGCCTTGCTGGCGGACCGGCCGATCGTGGTACTCGACGAGCCCACCGAAGGGCTGGATGCGCACGCCGCGCAAGCGCTGTTGGGCGCGTTGGCGCGGTTGACGGCGGGGCGCAGCGTCATCCTGATCACGCATCGG